The window gtgaggctcccagggcagcgttggtatttggtaagcgcttactatcctaataatgttggtatttggtaagcgcttactatgtgcagaccactgttctaagcgcagggtagatacagagtcatcaggttgtcccacgtgaggctcccagggcagcgttggtatttggtaagcgcttactatgtgcagtgcactgttctaagcgctggggtagatacagagtcatcaggttgtcccacgtgaggctcccagtcttcatccccattttacagatgagggaactgaggcgcagagaagtgactggcccacagtcacacagctgacgagtggcagaggcgggattcgaactcatgacctcggactcccgagcccgggctctttccacggagccacaccgCTGGAGTGATGCggcagccagtaagtgctcagtatatgccgCTGACCGATTGccagcccgtccctgggcagggatggtctctctctgttgccgagtcgtccagtcccagcgctcagcacgtagcaagcgctcaataactacgatgggatgaatgaatgaatgaatgaatgaatgaatgaccggccGACGGCGCATGCGCTCAACCAAGCGAGGCCTTGGccgtagccccgccccctcgagCGCGGCGCATGCGCGGAGCGGGACGGCCCGCCTTACGGGGGGTGTGGGCGCGGTGTCGCCGCGCATGCGCCGCGGGGGCGTCCTCGTCTCCTAGCAACGGCCGAAGGACCGGTCATGGCTTCGgccgtgagggaggaggaggcggcggcccagGCCTACCTCAGCCAGCACCGCATCCCGGACCTGTTGGGCGGCCTCACCAGCAGCGTCCTCTACCACCGGCCAGGCaagacccccgacccccccctcaccctccaccaGTGCTTGTCGAGCCCCggcgagcgcccaataaatggTAACcgggctgtttgttaagcgcctactaggtccCAAGCCGTGGGGTAGATAGCAAGAAGATAAcgaggtcggcccacgtggggctcgcagtctaagcaggggggagCACACCTGCCCAATCCCCATTGCCTAGATGAGGTGATGATAATCAcggtagcatctgttaagcgcttactctgtgccaagcactgttctaagcgctggggggggcatacaaggtcatcaggtgggcccccgtggggctcgcagtcttcatcccctttttaattataattatggtatttgtaaagcgcttaccatgtgcagagcactgttctaagcgctggggtagacacaggggaatcagattgtcccacgaggggctcacagtcttcatcccctttttaattataataattatggtatttgtaaagcgcttaccatgtgcagagcactgttctaagcgctgggatagacacagggtaatcagattgtcccacgagaggctcacgttttttaatccacatttttacacatgagggaactgaggcccagtgaagtcacttgcccaaagtcacctggctgacaggaggcggagctgggattagaacccacgacctgtgactcccaagcccgggttcattccactgagccacgcagaatagtaatgataattattatggtatttgttaagcacttattaagcgccaaacagtgtcctaagagctggtagattcaagataatgagaccatcccacgtggggctcacagtctaagcagggagaaGCACAAATATTGAATCCGCATTgtgtaggtgagggaactgaggcatagagaataataataataataattgtggtattggttaagcacttactaggtggcaaaAACTAAGAGctggtaaattcaagataatcaggttgtcccacgtggggctcacagtctaagcaggagggagcacaaatatcgaatccccattgtgtaggtgagggaactgaggcatagggaataataataataataattatggtatttgttaagcacttattaagcgtcaaacactgtcctaagagctggtagattcaagataatgaggccatcccacgtggggctcacagtctaagcagggagaaGCACAAATATCGAATCCTCATTGTTTAGGtgagggactgaggcatagagaataataatcataataataataattgtggtattggttaagcacttactaggtgccaaacactgttctaagagctggtagattcaaggtggtcccacatggggctcacagtctaaacaggagggagcacaggtatcgaatccccattttgtaggtgagggaactgaggcatagagaataataataatgatatctgttaagcacttactatataataatgttggtatttgttaagcgcttactgtgtgcagagcactgttctaagcgctggggtagatacaggggaagcaggttgtcccacgtgaggctcacagttaatccccattttacagatgaggtaactgagacacagagaaattaagtgacttgcccacagtcacccagctgacaagtggcagagccaggattcaaatccatgacctctgactcccaagcccgtgctctttccagtgatccatgctgcttctcttcaagttacctcacttctccgggcctcacttaccttatttgtaaaatggggattgagactgtgagcccctcgtgggacggggactgtgtccaacccgatttgcttgtatccaccccagcacttagtatggtgcctggcacatagtaagtccttaacaaataccataatgattattattattattattatcattagcttctCATTGCTAAGGCATTTGGCTTTCCCCCATTGATGCCCTCTCTTACTATGCCAGTTAGCCATCCAGGGAATTTCGTGGTCACCTTTCTTCTGTTTGGCAGCTCCCATTTAATCTGGGCCTCTAATATAAggagttttgggtttgtttttttaaagacatCTTGTAGGCTACTTACTATTTTTAGTTACTCTCTCCAGCTTTTccctaggtttttttttccagttacctTTTCTGAAATTAAATTTCCTAGTGTTTATTGGTTTTGGCCTTCCTTTCCCCACAAAAATGCTAAACTCCATAGAGCTGTGGTTACTGTCGCTGAGTGGTTCTACCCATGTGCCGCTAACCCTGACTCCAGTCCACTTCTCCAAATTAGATCTAGTAGATTCTCTTTCcctgtagggttttttttaaggtatttgctttatttatttcttttttctttatggtgtttgttaagtgcttactgtgggtccagcactgttctaagcgctggtgtagacaatCCCCGTCTTCCCCCTCGGCTgtagactcattatgggcagggaatatgcctgccaattctgttgttgttgtaggttggtatttgttcagcgcttactatgcgcagagcactgttccaagtgctgggttagatacagggtaatcaggttgtcccacatgaggctcacggttaatccccattttacagatgagtaactgaagcacagagaagttaagtgacttgcccacagtcacacagctgataagtgggagagccgggattcgaacccatgacctccgactcccaagcccgggctctttctactgagtcacgcttgcattgtattctcccaagcgcttagtacagtgctccgcacatagtaaatgctcaataaataccattgattgattggtagatgcaagatacagtccctgtcccacctagggtttatagtctaaatttgagggagaaagatttaatccccattttacagatgaggagacagttGCCAGCCAGTCAGCAAGGTTCAcaccctgacattcattcattaatcatatttattgaatgcttattgtgtgttgagcactgtactaagcatttgggggagtataatagcacaattagtggacatattccctgcccccagcggatTTACAGTTTAGACATGGAAGCAGGGCTGCTGgtggacatttaataataataataataataatgttggtatttgttaagcgcttactatgtgcagagcactgttctaaccgctgggggagatacagggtcatcaggttgtcccacatgaggctcatagtattaatccccattttacagatgaggggactgaggcacagagaagtgaagtgacttgcccacagtcacccagctgacaagtggcagagctgcgattcgaactcatggcctctgactcccaagcccgggctctttccaatgagccatgcatTTGGCTTCCCTGTGActaggaagcacttagtacagtgctctgcacatagtaagtgctccataaatacgattggctgactgagggAAGGATTGCCACCCCTTCCCTAGGGTGGACACTGATtgcgtctccccccaccccgccccgtgataataatgttggtatttgttaagcgcttactatgtgcagagcactgttctaagcgctggggtagatatagggtaatcaggttgtcccacgtgaggctcacagttaatccccattttacagatgaggtcactgaggcacagagaagttaagtgacttgcccacagtcacacagctgacaagtgacagagctgagatttgaacccatgacttctggctcccaagcccgggctctttccactgagccacgcatgcacGTCCCACCGGGCACGCCATGTACAGCGATGATGCCACAGGAGCCATCTTCTGGAATAATATAGATTTCCCAAAATCCTAGAGTTTCTTCGGGAGGGACCTTCCACCCCCCCTACCCTGCCCCCACTTGCTGCAGAGCGCTGAAGCAGGTAaacctgttgcgggcagggaacacgtttactaACTCtgctgggttgtactctcccaagtgcttagtccagtgctctgcacagagtcagcgctcaaataccattgattgattggcttaggcagcatggcctagtggaaagagcacaagcctgggagttagaaggtcacgggtcctaatcctgaccccaccacttgtatgcaatgtgaccttgggcaagtcatttgacttctctgtgccttaattacctcatcggtaaaatgggaattgcacccctcatgggacagggactgtgtccaacttgatttgcttgtatccaccccagcgcttagtacggtgccaggcacataataagcacttaacaaacaccaccattaggCCCGCCCTTCTCTGGCCATCGTTCCATCCCCTTTGCTTGTATAGAAGCTGGTGAGACCCTGCCCATTTTTAAATTGTCGAGATAAGACTCATGGGCGGAGCCCTAAACGTCCCTTGTAAAATCCTCCAGCACCTAGCAGGGtgtggggcaggaagaaggagaaacagcCCTCCTCTGTTTACTGTGCCCGGGGATGATATTTTGTGTCTTGCCAGCTCTGTCTAAAGCCTCAACCGATTCTGTTTGCAGAGAGGCTGAGAGAATTTTTAATAAGTCTGCTTGAACGAATCAAGATTGCGAGAATGACAGGGGTGGCTTACCCTTACCTTATGGATAACTCGAATTTGACCTCTATGTTTGAGATGATGGACCCTTCAAAGCAAGGCTACATCACCTCCGTACAGCTCAGAGAAGGTCAGTGTCCTCCCGGGAGTCGTTTTCCAGCTTAATTTCGGTGAGAAAATATCAGAGACTTAATAGACTTTGTTCTCCTTCTGATTTTATAGCTCTCCAAACCCTGGGTCTGCCCACCGAAGATGAGTCTTTTCCTGATGGTGAAAGAATCACCATAGAAAGATTCATAAGTGAAGTGTAAGTCTAATTTAAAATGGTTGATTCATTAGAATATGGATTTCCTCATACCATAGACAGTGAGGAATAGTCTGTACGCgaggatttctttttaaaaacggCAGCCATTGTTTTGATATTTTTTGCATGAGATGGATAAAAGCCCCAAGTTCgctcattgattcattcgttcagtggtatttattgagcccttactgtgtgcagaccactgtactgagtgcttgggaaagtacaatacaacaataaacagcacttctggcagcatggctcagtggaaagagcccgggctggggagccagaggtcacgggttccaatcctggcgcggctgcttgtcagctgcgtgactttgggcaagtcacttcacttctctggacctcagttacctcaattataaaatgggcattgagactgtgagccccacgtgggacaacctgatcacctcgtatcctcccaggacttagaacaatgcttggcatatagtatgcgctcaacaaatgccgtcgttattattctactactactactattacttcaaCTGCTACTATTTCTACGAATTCTACTTTTACTAGTATTCCTAGTTCTGCCCTCCCCCTAGTTTTCCCATCACAATCGCCCACACCACACCCTCTCCCGCTCTGAAGCCTGCATATCCCGGCGCTATCCTCTTTCTGTTACCATATGGATTCTGCCTCTAAATCCTGAGGtttcttcctccacatttccagtCTTTTTCTCCACTCAGAGACCGTGCTGGTCCCGGGCCTTGGCGTCtcctgcctcaactactgcatctgccccctcgctaacctccctgcctcctttctctcgcctctccagtccacacttcactccgctctcgcctctccagtccacacttcactgggCGTCTAGACCGTTTTTTCTAAAAATTCACTCCGGACACGTCTCCCCACTTAGCAGAAGCCTTGGATAGCTACTCGtttttctccacatcaaacaaactcagGACCATTGGCTTGAGGCActcaaatcagctctctccctccaaggTTATCATTCCTCCACTgttcctcttgctcacacctttccccccTGCATGGAACACCTCAGGCCCTCCAAATgcaaataattactattgattgacagaGTAATCAATGCAGCAGGACAGGTTTTACCGCTTCCGAAGACAGGGGCTcttgtttaagaaaaaaaagagactTTTGGAAGACAAAGAATAAGTGAAGGTCAGCATAAAAAAACGAGCTCAAGTGAAAGGTGATAGAAAAAGACACATTTTGCTGAGAAAACGTCAAGGTAAATGCACAATATCAAGTGAGCATTTTTATAATGGTTTGAAATTTTATCATTCAAAAATCTGCAGAGGCAGAATGACCATGAGGTTTTGTACAGCTGCATCTCCCTGTGTGGGAGTTAAAGATTTTAGTTCTGGTTTATCAAGCAGTCCCGAGTTTCAGAGCTTTGTTCTTGTCTTCTTAGGAACAAGAAGCGTCTGGCTACGTGTTCCAGGTTTTAATTGGCCACCCTTTAACCGTGAAGAGAAATGCTGGGGCAAAAATGCCTCATTTTTGTGAATAAAATAACGTTTACGATGGAGTGAAAAATGTTGCCGGATTTAGttgaggggtggggctgggagtggggtagtTTCTCACACTGTAAAAGCTAGATAagcgatcagtagtatttactgagcacttaggatgtTCAAAGCATTGTTTTAAGGATTTAGGAGAGTAGTAATACtggttatagtatttaagtgtttactacaatattcattcaatagtatttattgagcgcttactctgtgcagagcactgtactaagcgcttgggatgaacaagtcgacaacagatacagacagtcccggccgtttgatgggcttacggtctaatcgggggagacgggcagacaagaacaatggcgataaatagagtcgaggggaagaacatctcgtaaaaaccgatggcaactaaatagaatcgaggcgatgtacaattcattaacaaaataaatagggtaacggaaatatatacagtcgagcggacgagtacggtgctgtggggatgggaagggagaggtggaggagcggagggaaaaggggaaaaagagggtttagctgcggagaggtgaaggggggttggcagagggagtagagggagaagaggagctcagtctggtaaggcctcttggaggaggtgagttttaagtagggtcttgaagaggggaagagaatcagtttggcggaggtgaggagggagggcgttccgggaccgcccggatacaatacaatacaattagcCCCAACCAGTCTAGAGAACTGGGAGGGTAGAGGTCTCATTGCTACAGGTGCCCATgaaggcagttttttttttttcttaccagAGGTGAGCATAACTGGTTTAAAATTTTACCCCACTTTAacattttatggcatttatgaagcacttactatgtgacaggcactctactaaatgctgagttagatgcataaccaggttggacacagtccatggcccacacggggtttccagtcttaatacccactttacagatgaggtaacaagcacagagtgataaagtgactcgcccgagatcacccagaagaaaagtggtgagctggaattagaactcaagttctgcctcccaggtccatgctcaatctactaggccacgctgcttctctgagcagctTTGAGTGCATACGTTAAAATAGCTTTTTACCAAAAGAACATACAGCCAGTTGGAAAGCAGGCTCAGATTCATTTTCTAAATCCTTCTGCGGAAACAGTAACTGTCAAGGGCTTTAACTAAGTCCAAAATCTTTGCATGACATTGTGACTGTTATTGTCACCCTGGGCTTATTTTGCAAGGAGCATTTATGCCAAGAGCAtgcaagggaatgtgtcctagGAGaatgagcacagacctaggagtcaagaGTTAGAACAATCCCGgctttaccatttgtctgctgtgtgaccttgggcaagtcacttcatttctctgcacctcagttacctcatctgtaaagtggggattaagactaggagccctatgtgggacagggactgagtccaacctgattagcttgtttctaccccaccgcttagaatagtgctttacacatactaagcccttaacaaatcccatcacctCTCTCCACCAGTACAGCAACTCATTGAGGGGAATCCATTTAGCTTCAATGTTAGGGCAGACctatgtttttgtaaaaaaatcttTTTGTAAATTAGTTTTCAGGGTTTGTTTTTGGCCAGGGGGGTGTTGCTAGAAATGTCCTGGCAACTTTTATCAGTTAACCTAAAGAACACCAGAAGTCATTTGGTTTTAAGTAGAAAGTATCTATAACCCATCTCATCTTACAGTGAGATTTGCCCGGAGAGTATAAAATTAGCTACCATTTAAGTGCGCTTCCGCTACATTTTTCATTAACTTCTAAGTGAGAAGAAAACCAAAGAGATCATACAAGTTGAGTTAAAAAAGGTTGGCAAGAGAAAGCAAGATATGAAACAATTTAATTCAAAATGGGATACATAAGTGTTAAAACCTCAAACAGGATTAGCGTAAAATTCACTTCCGGCATTTTACTAAATTGCAGTTATGAATTTGTGCAGAGATTTCAGGAAATCCTTTAATTTGGACCCCAGTTTGTCTTTCCTTTTAtgcaaagaaaaataaatcagaaatCAAGAACATGGGATTATTTCCCCATATTTGGCCAGTTTGTCCTCAGATTTAACAAAATCTCCACATCCTGTGGTGCTAATTTATAGACCCCAACTTCGTTTAAGGCCGCTGAGGCCGTGGACTCCTCTGAGGAGGACTGGAGCACGTCTTTCAGCAGGAGGGCAGAGCCGACATTCAGATTGAGGATAATGCAGGCCTCTTTGATGCTGTCCAAGAGAAAAGATGGGAAAAGTCAAGAGGGGGGCCACGACCCTGCTTCAGTCAatccgtcatatttactgagcgcatactgtgtgcgggggactgcactaagcggttgggggagtacaaggcaacagagttggtaggcacgttcccggcATCCACCCCGACAAGCTGGCAGTATGGAGGGGAACGTGGTGTGCGTCACGTCGCACCGTTCGCTCTGGAGAAACCATCTGTGCACCTTTCCTCCGCTAGGCCTTATTATGCTATTTAATACCTGCtgaactatctaccccagcgctcagaatggtgcttaacacataccttcaCAGTAGCAACAATAATACTAAAGTTAAGGCCGCCTGCCAACCACACGCACCATCCTTCTGTGAGGTGCCTTGGTCTCAACGAAGAACAGTTCCTTTatgccccacctccccacttgTTTTAGAGCAGCAGGTAAGAGACacctgaaaaaaaacccacaacccaGTCTGACATAGTGCATTCACTCGCTTCATGGCCTAGGTGGGTCCCTGccttgctggagaagcagcgcgacgtagtggaaagagcccgggcttgtgagtcagagattgtgggttctaatccaggctctgtcacttctcagctgtgtgactttggtcaagtcacttcacttctctgggcctcagttccctcatctgtaaaatggggattaaaactgagagctccacgtgggaccaccttattaccttgtatctcccccagtgcttagaacagtgcttggcacatagtaagcccttaacaaataccgtcattataattattattatttaagcagtcGAACTCTGACAAACCCAGGTGGGTAAAACTGAGCCCTCACGCTTCGCTGACTTCGGAGGGGATGTGGGACCATTCTTCTGAACAGTTCAGCTACTCCTGCGGAAAGCTCACTTCAGGGGTTTAAAAAGACCCCCTCGGGTAACATCGCAGTGTGTGCCGCACCACGGCTGGCTGGTCTGCTGCCCTCAATGCCCTGGCAGGAACGTGACCGTCCGCGACCAAgggtaattctatttatttatactgatgatgtgtatatatctataattctatttatattgatgctactgatacctgtttacttgttttgatgtctgtctcccccattctagactgtgagccctttgtgggcagggactgtctccatttattgctgaattgtaatttccaagtgcttagtacagtgctctgcacacattaagcgctccataaatataactgaatgaatgtaagaaAAAAAACCAGGATATTCTTAGGCAGCATTCTGCTGGCTTGGTTTAGATGTGACTAAAAGACTAAAAGACCAAAGACTAAAAGTTCAAGCTACTGAGTTGGCCGCAGGGCAGCTGAATCGAGCAAATCAAATCGACCTTCTTGGAACGTGGCTTCCCATTCTACCTCTGACTTCCTCTGTAACTTCAGGAGAGTCACTGAACATACTGACAGTCTCTCCACTGAAATTCTGCATTCTGCAATTAGGAAGAGATCAAGCAGTAACGCAAAGCACCACGCATGGAACGGTGTTGGGAAAACCTTCTTTGTCATTTTCCCCTAACAGGGGTCTAAGTGTGATGAACGCTTCAGACGGAACGGACTTTTCTCCCCTAAGGGCCGTTTCCTTTCCAGGCACATGAAATCTGATTCATTTTTAAATGCTCTCACCGGTGAAGAGAAAAGCTCCCAGCTGAA is drawn from Ornithorhynchus anatinus isolate Pmale09 chromosome 13, mOrnAna1.pri.v4, whole genome shotgun sequence and contains these coding sequences:
- the EFCAB10 gene encoding EF-hand calcium-binding domain-containing protein 10 isoform X1; the encoded protein is MASAVREEEAAAQAYLSQHRIPDLLGGLTSSVLYHRPGKTPDPPLTLHQCLSSPGERPINERLREFLISLLERIKIARMTGVAYPYLMDNSNLTSMFEMMDPSKQGYITSVQLREALQTLGLPTEDESFPDGERITIERFISEVNKKRLATCSRF
- the EFCAB10 gene encoding EF-hand calcium-binding domain-containing protein 10 isoform X2 encodes the protein MASAVREEEAAAQAYLSQHRIPDLLGGLTSSVLYHRPERLREFLISLLERIKIARMTGVAYPYLMDNSNLTSMFEMMDPSKQGYITSVQLREALQTLGLPTEDESFPDGERITIERFISEVNKKRLATCSRF